Proteins from a genomic interval of Clostridium sp. AN503:
- a CDS encoding folylpolyglutamate synthase/dihydrofolate synthase family protein translates to MIEEQAREYLLNIPLWTKKKNTLEEVRDFLAELGDPEKDLKLIHVAGTNGKGSVCADLTSVLMEAGYRVGTFVSPHLVDVKERFLLDGKPAAEEDFERSFRQVLSVVKKMAERGYCHPTFFEFVFLMAMVLYGEVRPDYVILETGLGGRLDTTNVIRRPLACIITSISLEHTQYLGDTTVQIAAEKAGIIKPGVPVIYDDNRQEASEVIRGKAESLGAPFYPVGEADAYREVSFAAPYQAMNAALAVKALEALSIAGVDQEVCRRGLSKVCWPGRMQQIRPDIWLDGAHNPGGIGAFLRAVKEQQGEKRIQLLFAAVSDKDYHEMIRMLCQGLPITRVTVVHLNSERGLDTGILSQQFLQAGFQGPVEQYGTVREALGAALGYNTEQDRLYAVGSLYLIGEIEEILRGEETGENRE, encoded by the coding sequence ATGATAGAAGAACAGGCGCGGGAATATCTTTTGAATATACCGCTGTGGACAAAAAAGAAAAATACCCTGGAAGAAGTTCGGGATTTCCTGGCAGAGCTGGGAGACCCGGAAAAAGATCTAAAGCTGATCCATGTGGCGGGGACCAACGGGAAAGGCTCTGTCTGTGCGGATCTAACGTCCGTGCTGATGGAAGCCGGGTACCGAGTGGGTACCTTCGTTTCTCCGCATCTGGTGGATGTGAAGGAGCGGTTTTTACTGGACGGGAAGCCGGCCGCGGAGGAGGACTTTGAGCGAAGCTTCCGCCAGGTCCTTTCCGTGGTGAAAAAAATGGCAGAGCGCGGGTACTGCCATCCGACTTTTTTTGAATTTGTGTTTTTGATGGCAATGGTGCTGTACGGGGAGGTCAGACCGGATTATGTGATCCTGGAAACGGGGCTTGGCGGCCGTCTGGATACCACCAATGTGATCCGGCGGCCTCTGGCCTGCATCATCACCTCCATCAGCCTGGAGCACACCCAGTATCTGGGAGATACGACCGTTCAAATCGCGGCGGAGAAGGCGGGCATCATAAAGCCTGGCGTACCGGTGATCTATGATGACAACCGGCAGGAGGCGTCCGAAGTCATCCGCGGGAAGGCGGAAAGCCTGGGCGCGCCGTTTTATCCTGTGGGAGAGGCGGACGCATACCGGGAGGTATCCTTTGCGGCCCCTTATCAGGCCATGAACGCGGCTCTGGCGGTAAAGGCCCTGGAGGCGCTTTCTATTGCGGGCGTTGACCAGGAGGTGTGCCGCAGAGGGTTGTCCAAAGTCTGCTGGCCGGGACGTATGCAGCAGATCCGGCCGGATATCTGGCTGGATGGAGCGCACAATCCCGGCGGGATCGGAGCGTTCCTCCGCGCAGTAAAAGAGCAGCAGGGCGAAAAGCGGATCCAGCTTTTATTTGCTGCCGTTTCGGACAAGGATTATCACGAAATGATACGGATGCTCTGTCAGGGTCTTCCCATCACAAGGGTAACTGTGGTACACTTAAACAGTGAGCGGGGACTGGACACGGGGATTTTGTCGCAGCAGTTTTTGCAGGCAGGTTTTCAGGGGCCGGTGGAGCAGTATGGGACTGTGCGGGAAGCGCTCGGAGCAGCTTTGGGATACAATACAGAACAGGACAGGCTTTATGCGGTCGGTTCCCTCTACCTGATCGGTGAGATCGAGGAGATCCTGAGGGGAGAAGAGACCGGGGAGAACCGTGAGTGA
- a CDS encoding valine--tRNA ligase — MKELEKTYNPSAIEEKLYQKWLDNKYFHADAERGKREGKKPFTIVMPPPNITGQLHMGHALDNTMQDILTRYKRMQGYEALWQPGTDHAAIATEVKVIDKLKQEGIDKHDLGRDGFLEACWDWKKEYGTRIINQLHKLGSSADWDRERFTMDAGCSDAVLEVFTRLYEKGYIYKGSRIINWCPVCQTSISDAEVEHEEQDGFFWHINYPIVGEEGRFVEIATTRPETLLGDTAVAVNPEDERYQDLVGKMLELPLTGRQIPVVADAYVDKEFGTGCVKITPAHDPNDFEVGKRHDLPEICIMNDDATIHCPGSRYDGMERYEARKAIVEDLKAEGLLVKVVPHSHNVGTHDRCKTTVEPMVKPQWFVRMDEMAKPAIEAIKTGELKFVPESFGKTYLHWLEGIRDWCISRQLWWGHRIPAYYCEECGEITVSKTMPEKCPKCGCTHLKQDEDTLDTWFSSALWPFSTLGWPENTKELEYFYPTDVLVTGYDIIFFWVIRMVFSGLEQTGRTPFHTVLIHGLVRDSQGRKMSKSLGNGIDPLEVIDKYGADALRMTLITGNAPGNDMRFYWERVEASRNFANKVWNASRFIMMNMEKAPVCEVSLDSLTMADKWILSKVNTLAKDVTENLDKYELGIALQKVYDFIWEEFCDWYIEMVKPRLWNEEDTTRAAAIWTLRTVLIQSLKLLHPYMPFITEEIFCNLQESEESIMISAWPEYRDEWNFRDEEYAVETIKEAVRAIRNVRTSMNVPPSKKAKVYVVSEKQELLDIFEHSRVFFATLGYAGEVFLQKDKNGIADDAVSVVIPNASIYMPFAELVDVAKEIERLTKEKERLSSELARVNGMLKNERFISKAPEAKINEEKEKQAKYTQMMEQVEARLAQLQS, encoded by the coding sequence ATGAAAGAACTGGAAAAGACCTACAACCCATCGGCTATTGAGGAGAAGCTCTATCAGAAATGGCTGGACAACAAATATTTTCACGCGGATGCGGAGCGCGGGAAGCGGGAAGGGAAGAAGCCGTTTACGATCGTGATGCCGCCGCCGAATATCACGGGGCAGCTTCATATGGGACATGCGCTGGACAATACCATGCAGGATATCCTGACCCGCTATAAGCGGATGCAGGGGTATGAGGCGCTGTGGCAGCCGGGAACGGACCACGCGGCGATCGCTACGGAGGTCAAGGTTATCGACAAGCTGAAACAGGAGGGGATCGACAAGCATGACCTGGGCAGGGACGGGTTTTTAGAAGCCTGCTGGGACTGGAAGAAGGAGTACGGGACCCGTATCATCAACCAGCTCCATAAGCTGGGGTCCTCAGCCGACTGGGACCGGGAGCGGTTTACTATGGATGCGGGCTGTTCGGACGCAGTTTTAGAGGTGTTTACCAGACTGTATGAGAAAGGCTATATCTATAAGGGTTCCAGGATCATCAACTGGTGCCCGGTATGTCAGACTTCCATCTCTGACGCGGAGGTGGAGCATGAGGAGCAGGACGGTTTCTTCTGGCACATCAATTATCCGATCGTGGGTGAGGAGGGCAGGTTTGTGGAGATTGCAACCACCAGGCCGGAGACTCTGCTGGGGGATACGGCGGTTGCGGTGAACCCGGAGGATGAGCGCTATCAGGATCTGGTTGGCAAGATGTTAGAGCTGCCGCTGACAGGACGCCAGATCCCGGTTGTGGCTGATGCATATGTGGACAAGGAGTTTGGGACCGGCTGCGTGAAAATCACACCGGCTCATGACCCGAACGATTTTGAGGTGGGCAAACGCCATGATCTGCCGGAAATCTGTATTATGAACGACGACGCCACCATCCACTGCCCGGGAAGCAGATACGACGGCATGGAGCGTTACGAGGCGCGCAAGGCTATCGTGGAGGATTTAAAGGCTGAGGGGCTGCTGGTGAAGGTGGTTCCCCATTCCCACAACGTGGGGACCCACGACCGCTGTAAGACCACGGTGGAGCCTATGGTGAAGCCCCAGTGGTTCGTGCGCATGGACGAGATGGCGAAGCCTGCGATCGAGGCAATAAAGACCGGGGAGCTTAAGTTTGTGCCGGAGAGCTTTGGAAAGACCTATCTGCACTGGCTGGAGGGGATCCGTGACTGGTGTATTTCCCGTCAGCTCTGGTGGGGCCACCGGATTCCGGCCTATTACTGCGAAGAGTGCGGTGAGATCACGGTGTCAAAGACCATGCCGGAGAAATGCCCGAAATGCGGCTGCACCCACTTAAAACAGGACGAGGATACCCTGGATACCTGGTTTTCCTCCGCCCTGTGGCCGTTCTCGACTCTGGGCTGGCCTGAGAACACAAAGGAACTGGAATATTTCTATCCGACGGATGTGCTGGTGACCGGCTATGATATCATCTTTTTCTGGGTGATCCGTATGGTGTTCTCAGGGCTTGAGCAGACAGGCAGGACCCCGTTCCACACCGTTCTGATCCACGGTCTGGTGAGGGACAGCCAGGGACGCAAGATGAGCAAGTCCCTGGGCAACGGCATCGATCCGCTGGAGGTGATCGACAAGTACGGCGCGGATGCGCTGCGCATGACCCTGATCACCGGCAATGCTCCGGGCAACGACATGCGGTTCTACTGGGAGCGCGTGGAGGCGAGCCGGAACTTTGCCAATAAGGTATGGAACGCTTCCCGGTTCATCATGATGAATATGGAAAAGGCTCCCGTATGCGAGGTTTCCTTAGACAGCCTGACCATGGCGGACAAATGGATCCTTTCCAAGGTGAATACCCTGGCGAAGGATGTGACGGAGAACCTGGACAAATATGAACTGGGTATCGCGCTTCAGAAGGTGTACGACTTTATCTGGGAGGAGTTCTGTGACTGGTACATCGAGATGGTGAAGCCGAGGCTCTGGAATGAGGAGGATACCACCAGGGCAGCTGCGATCTGGACCCTGCGGACCGTTCTGATCCAGTCCTTAAAGCTTCTGCACCCGTATATGCCGTTTATCACGGAGGAGATCTTCTGCAACCTGCAGGAGAGCGAGGAGTCCATCATGATCTCCGCATGGCCGGAGTACCGGGATGAGTGGAATTTCCGGGATGAGGAGTATGCGGTGGAGACCATCAAGGAAGCGGTACGGGCGATCCGGAATGTGCGCACCTCCATGAACGTTCCGCCGAGCAAAAAGGCGAAGGTCTACGTGGTATCGGAGAAGCAGGAGCTGTTAGACATCTTCGAGCACAGCCGGGTGTTCTTTGCAACCCTGGGTTATGCGGGAGAGGTGTTCCTACAGAAGGATAAGAACGGGATCGCCGACGATGCGGTATCCGTTGTGATCCCCAATGCGTCCATCTACATGCCGTTTGCGGAGCTTGTGGACGTGGCAAAGGAGATCGAGCGTCTGACGAAGGAGAAGGAGCGTTTGAGTAGCGAACTGGCGCGCGTAAACGGGATGCTTAAGAACGAGCGCTTCATCAGCAAGGCTCCGGAGGCGAAGATCAACGAGGAAAAGGAAAAACAGGCGAAATATACCCAGATGATGGAGCAGGTTGAGGCACGTCTGGCCCAGCTTCAGTCATAA
- a CDS encoding tetratricopeptide repeat protein yields the protein MSLLLCRQENVKHPYYAESLGIHLYSSQELSYVIYHYPLLVLDGFVGDGLLDFLRDELNHGFLALKLERWLKSNEDPDETLIMILQECDYYNPAEINRYRQKLAAIRKKHPAEYRKLKADELFSMRQYGRAVRLYRELLDYPQDSCVDDAFLGTVWNNLGACYARMFQFEKAYEAYEMAYSRSSQPQVLERLYCLTKLDERLKLSDRFGILVTEEMRQAWDGNMKTAREKAEQADSLRQLDELFKRDPIKRQAGEAQLLHKLKQDYRAMV from the coding sequence ATGAGTTTATTGCTGTGCAGACAGGAAAATGTAAAACATCCGTACTATGCGGAAAGCCTGGGGATCCATCTCTATTCTTCCCAGGAGCTTTCCTATGTGATCTACCACTATCCGCTGCTGGTGCTGGACGGATTCGTGGGAGACGGTCTGCTGGACTTTCTGAGGGATGAGTTAAACCATGGGTTTCTGGCCCTGAAGCTGGAACGCTGGCTGAAAAGCAACGAGGATCCGGATGAGACATTGATCATGATACTGCAGGAGTGCGATTACTACAACCCTGCGGAGATCAACCGATACCGCCAGAAGCTTGCAGCCATCCGAAAGAAGCATCCGGCTGAATACCGGAAGCTCAAGGCCGACGAGCTGTTTTCCATGCGCCAGTACGGAAGGGCTGTGCGGCTGTACCGGGAGCTTTTGGATTATCCGCAGGATTCCTGTGTGGATGATGCATTTTTGGGGACCGTCTGGAACAACCTGGGCGCCTGCTACGCACGGATGTTCCAGTTTGAAAAAGCGTATGAGGCGTATGAGATGGCTTATTCCAGGAGCAGCCAGCCCCAGGTCCTGGAGCGGCTGTACTGCCTGACGAAGCTGGATGAGCGGCTGAAGCTCAGCGACCGGTTCGGGATCCTGGTCACAGAGGAGATGCGGCAGGCCTGGGACGGGAACATGAAGACAGCCAGGGAGAAGGCGGAGCAGGCCGACAGCCTGCGGCAGTTAGACGAGCTGTTCAAGCGTGACCCGATCAAAAGACAGGCGGGAGAGGCACAGCTTCTGCACAAGTTGAAGCAGGACTATAGAGCGATGGTGTAG
- a CDS encoding tetratricopeptide repeat protein, producing the protein MDTGKRNRQIANAYYNQGLEKANQRDLSGAITSLKRSLRFDKYQTDARNLLGLIYNEIGEVGAALIQWVISLNLQDTDNLAEEYLHKVHSAGGYLEVADQAAKKYNQALAYAQNDNEDLAVLLLMRMLEELPNYVKAQELLALLYIHHEDYIKAGRCLYQALKVDRYNPTAQRYMAIAKHNTGRAEIEKRKLKNAFSHRQMQDDDIIIPPSYKENTGWQSILNILVGLVLGAMVIFFLVMPASTEAMNTRHNQELRENLELINQKNIEIDELNRQIEAAKQAQEQAEGQLATLVNDNGGVLSQYQNLIKILQAYRDEDMRTAALIYVDTDMSVLNDGVVNGTVAWIQEDMGTNGSRLLMQMGDEAMNQENGAAQAVDYYQKSLQIQPANTEVIYKLGMAFKSMGDTDTANQYFGDIIMNYPNSDYADDAKDQRGY; encoded by the coding sequence ATGGATACAGGAAAAAGAAACCGCCAGATTGCCAATGCGTATTACAACCAGGGTCTGGAAAAGGCGAACCAGAGGGATCTAAGCGGTGCGATCACATCGTTAAAACGGAGCCTGAGGTTTGATAAGTACCAGACGGATGCCAGGAACCTGCTGGGGCTGATCTATAATGAGATCGGCGAGGTGGGCGCGGCCCTGATCCAGTGGGTCATCAGCCTGAATTTACAGGATACGGACAATCTGGCAGAAGAATATCTGCACAAGGTTCACTCCGCCGGAGGATATCTTGAGGTGGCGGACCAGGCGGCAAAGAAATACAACCAGGCGCTTGCCTATGCCCAGAACGACAACGAAGACCTGGCAGTCCTGCTTTTGATGCGTATGCTGGAGGAACTTCCCAACTACGTGAAGGCGCAGGAACTGCTGGCCCTGCTCTATATTCACCATGAGGATTATATCAAGGCGGGGCGGTGTCTTTACCAGGCTCTCAAGGTGGACCGTTACAACCCCACCGCGCAGCGCTATATGGCTATCGCCAAGCACAATACGGGCCGGGCGGAGATTGAGAAGCGGAAGCTGAAGAATGCGTTTTCCCACAGGCAGATGCAGGATGATGATATCATTATCCCGCCCAGCTACAAGGAAAATACAGGCTGGCAGTCGATCCTTAATATCCTGGTGGGTCTGGTGCTGGGGGCCATGGTGATATTTTTCCTGGTCATGCCGGCAAGCACGGAGGCGATGAATACCCGGCATAACCAGGAGCTGAGGGAGAATTTAGAGCTGATCAACCAGAAAAATATTGAGATAGACGAGCTGAACCGTCAGATCGAGGCGGCGAAGCAGGCCCAGGAACAGGCGGAAGGCCAGCTTGCCACCCTGGTAAATGACAACGGCGGGGTGCTCAGCCAGTACCAGAACCTGATCAAGATCCTGCAGGCGTACCGGGATGAGGATATGCGGACAGCGGCCCTGATCTATGTGGATACCGATATGTCCGTCTTAAATGACGGTGTGGTAAACGGTACCGTGGCGTGGATCCAGGAAGATATGGGGACCAATGGAAGCCGGCTCCTGATGCAGATGGGTGACGAGGCGATGAACCAGGAGAACGGTGCGGCGCAGGCGGTGGATTATTACCAGAAGAGCCTGCAGATCCAGCCGGCCAACACGGAGGTGATCTATAAGCTGGGCATGGCGTTCAAGTCTATGGGCGATACAGACACGGCGAACCAGTATTTTGGAGATATCATCATGAATTATCCCAATTCGGATTATGCGGATGACGCCAAGGACCAGAGAGGGTATTGA
- a CDS encoding SigF/SigG family RNA polymerase sporulation sigma factor → MEDMERLIRQAHAGDQAARDALVMNNVGLVWSIVRHFSGRGYELEDLFQIGCVGLLKAIDKFNLDFEVKFSTYAVPMITGEIKRFLRDDGMIKVSRSIKELGMKVRAAREKMTGEMGREPSLDEIAGRVGASREEVAASLEAAAEVESLYRTVGSGEDQNLCLMDRLPDEREDQEHLMNQMVLKQLLEQLSEKEREIIVRRYYENQTQSRIAEDLCISQVQVSRLEKKILKRMREYLNP, encoded by the coding sequence ATGGAGGACATGGAAAGATTGATCCGGCAGGCTCATGCCGGGGACCAGGCCGCGCGGGATGCGCTGGTGATGAACAATGTGGGGCTGGTCTGGAGCATCGTCCGCCATTTCTCAGGAAGAGGCTATGAGCTGGAAGACTTATTCCAGATTGGCTGTGTAGGGCTTTTAAAGGCCATTGACAAGTTCAATCTGGATTTTGAGGTAAAGTTCTCCACCTACGCAGTCCCCATGATCACAGGGGAGATCAAGCGCTTCTTGAGAGACGACGGGATGATCAAGGTCAGCCGTTCCATCAAGGAGCTGGGGATGAAGGTGCGGGCTGCCAGGGAGAAAATGACAGGAGAGATGGGGCGTGAGCCCAGTCTGGACGAGATCGCCGGGAGAGTAGGCGCAAGCCGTGAGGAGGTGGCGGCGTCTCTGGAGGCTGCTGCGGAGGTGGAATCCCTTTACAGGACGGTGGGCAGCGGCGAGGACCAGAACCTCTGCCTGATGGACAGGCTGCCGGATGAGCGGGAGGATCAGGAACACCTGATGAACCAGATGGTTTTAAAACAGCTTTTAGAACAGCTTTCTGAAAAAGAGAGAGAGATCATTGTCAGGAGGTATTACGAAAACCAGACTCAGAGCAGGATTGCGGAGGATCTGTGCATTTCCCAGGTACAGGTGTCCAGGCTGGAAAAAAAGATTCTTAAAAGGATGCGGGAATATCTGAATCCATAA
- a CDS encoding anti-sigma factor antagonist (This anti-anti-sigma factor, or anti-sigma factor antagonist, belongs to a family that includes characterized members SpoIIAA, RsbV, RsfA, and RsfB.), producing MAVQTFTYEARGQVLVIHLPKQLDHHNCRNLKYETDLLLAENYVNKVVFDFSRTEFMDSSGIGILLNRYKQMARSGGTVTIYGVNAQVGRVLAIGGIGKLMALFDSKEAAIAG from the coding sequence ATGGCGGTACAGACATTCACTTACGAGGCGAGGGGACAGGTGCTGGTGATTCATCTGCCGAAGCAGCTGGATCACCACAATTGCAGGAATCTGAAATATGAGACAGATCTTCTGCTGGCAGAAAACTACGTGAACAAGGTGGTATTTGATTTTTCCAGAACAGAATTCATGGATTCTTCGGGAATCGGGATTTTGCTGAACCGGTATAAGCAGATGGCGCGCAGCGGCGGGACAGTGACTATTTATGGAGTCAATGCGCAGGTAGGCAGGGTGCTTGCCATCGGGGGGATCGGAAAGCTGATGGCGCTGTTTGATTCAAAAGAAGCGGCGATCGCAGGATAA
- the spoVAE gene encoding stage V sporulation protein AE: MEIVKAFLVGGIICALVQIVLDRTKLMPGRVMVSLVVSGAILGFLGLYEPFAKWAGAGAGVPLLGFGNTLWKGVMKSMGEDGFLGIFKGGLTASSAGIAGALIFGYLGALLFKPKMK; this comes from the coding sequence ATGGAGATTGTGAAAGCATTTTTAGTAGGCGGCATCATCTGCGCCCTGGTACAGATCGTGCTGGACAGGACAAAACTGATGCCCGGACGAGTTATGGTAAGCCTGGTGGTATCCGGCGCGATCCTGGGCTTTCTCGGCCTCTACGAGCCATTTGCCAAGTGGGCCGGAGCCGGAGCCGGCGTTCCCCTTCTGGGGTTTGGCAATACGCTGTGGAAGGGCGTCATGAAGAGCATGGGAGAAGACGGATTCCTCGGGATCTTTAAAGGCGGTCTGACCGCCAGCTCCGCAGGGATTGCAGGGGCTTTGATCTTTGGGTATCTGGGGGCATTGCTGTTTAAACCTAAAATGAAGTAG
- a CDS encoding SpoVA/SpoVAEb family sporulation membrane protein, giving the protein MELNKQEYGKYVKQITPKNPLGMDMLKAFITGGIICTIGQLSVMGMMNFWGMEKETAQTWMQLELILLSVLLTGLNIYPKIVKWGGAGALVPITGFANSVVAPAIEYKAEGHVFGIGCKIFTIAGPVILFGVLTSWGLGLIAWLLQSVF; this is encoded by the coding sequence ATGGAACTGAATAAACAGGAATATGGAAAGTATGTCAAGCAGATAACTCCCAAAAACCCATTGGGCATGGATATGCTGAAGGCATTTATAACCGGCGGGATCATCTGCACCATAGGGCAGCTGTCAGTCATGGGAATGATGAATTTTTGGGGCATGGAAAAGGAGACGGCCCAGACCTGGATGCAGCTTGAGCTGATCCTTCTAAGCGTGCTATTGACCGGCCTCAACATCTATCCTAAGATCGTCAAATGGGGCGGAGCCGGGGCTTTGGTGCCCATCACCGGGTTTGCCAATTCCGTCGTGGCGCCCGCCATCGAGTACAAAGCGGAGGGCCATGTATTTGGTATCGGCTGCAAGATCTTTACGATCGCCGGTCCGGTCATCCTGTTCGGCGTTTTGACTAGTTGGGGGCTGGGACTGATCGCGTGGCTGCTGCAAAGCGTGTTTTAA
- a CDS encoding stage V sporulation protein AD: MQKGKASLLFEHPVYVAGMASIAGKKEGEGPLKNGIDVVEQDPMFGAENWEEAESAMQKQAADLALEKGNIHRKDVRYLFAGDLLGQLIATSFGTVDLEIPLFGLYGACSTMGEALSLGAMCVNAGYADKVLALASSHYATAEKQFRFPLGYGNQRPQSATWTVTGCGAVVLTCGKQENKTEKHTGKGTDEGGEQETGEDADQGQARVRITGITTGKMVDLGTKDSMNMGAAMAPAAWDTIMQNFEDFGVDESYYDKIITGDLGEVGQKILLDFMKSKGHDLTGRHMDCGLEIYDNGSQDTHSGGSGCGCSAVTLCAHILPQLLSGEWKRVLFMPTGALLSTVSYNEGQSIPGIAHAVILERCGGKRS; the protein is encoded by the coding sequence ATGCAGAAGGGAAAAGCCAGTTTATTGTTTGAGCATCCGGTCTATGTGGCCGGAATGGCATCCATAGCCGGAAAAAAAGAAGGCGAAGGACCGCTTAAAAATGGAATCGATGTGGTGGAGCAGGACCCGATGTTCGGCGCGGAAAACTGGGAAGAGGCGGAGAGCGCCATGCAGAAGCAGGCCGCGGACCTGGCTCTGGAAAAGGGAAATATCCACCGAAAAGACGTCCGTTATCTTTTCGCGGGTGATCTGCTGGGACAATTGATCGCCACCTCATTTGGCACGGTGGATTTAGAGATCCCGCTGTTTGGGCTGTACGGCGCCTGTTCCACCATGGGCGAGGCCCTGAGCCTTGGGGCCATGTGCGTGAATGCAGGTTATGCGGACAAGGTCCTGGCCCTGGCCTCCAGCCATTACGCCACGGCGGAAAAACAGTTCCGTTTCCCATTGGGATACGGAAACCAGCGCCCGCAGAGCGCTACCTGGACCGTGACCGGCTGCGGCGCCGTGGTGCTGACCTGCGGAAAGCAGGAAAATAAGACGGAGAAGCATACCGGAAAGGGCACAGACGAGGGCGGGGAGCAGGAGACCGGAGAGGACGCAGACCAGGGCCAGGCCCGGGTGCGCATAACCGGGATCACTACCGGGAAGATGGTGGACTTGGGGACAAAGGATTCCATGAACATGGGAGCGGCAATGGCCCCTGCGGCCTGGGATACGATCATGCAGAACTTTGAGGATTTCGGTGTTGACGAAAGCTATTATGACAAGATCATCACCGGGGATTTAGGTGAGGTCGGACAGAAGATCCTTTTGGATTTCATGAAGAGTAAGGGACATGACTTAACCGGCAGGCACATGGACTGTGGTCTGGAGATCTATGACAACGGATCCCAGGACACCCATTCCGGCGGAAGCGGCTGCGGCTGTTCTGCGGTGACGCTGTGTGCCCATATCCTGCCTCAGCTTTTGTCGGGCGAGTGGAAGCGGGTACTGTTCATGCCCACAGGCGCGCTTTTATCAACCGTGAGCTACAACGAAGGCCAGAGTATCCCCGGAATCGCCCATGCGGTGATCCTGGAACGCTGCGGAGGGAAAAGATCATGA
- a CDS encoding stage V sporulation protein AA: MSSTKTVYLNLREITEVHDKDVFVKDVATIYCSDTNIQNKCNAVKVKTVREEKPKRYVESALDVIRKLEETDSSVQVNNVGKVEYIIDYQPPKTPKVLWQWMKTIFVCIVCFCGAAFAIMTFNNDVSVTEVFKEVYLLITGTESSGFTILEFSYSVGLAAGIITFFNHFAKWKLNTDPTPLEVEMRLYEDNISKTLIQNDSRKEQDIDVQ; the protein is encoded by the coding sequence ATGAGCAGCACAAAGACCGTATATTTGAATCTGCGGGAGATCACCGAGGTACACGACAAGGATGTGTTTGTAAAGGATGTGGCGACCATCTACTGCAGCGATACCAATATCCAGAACAAATGTAACGCCGTGAAGGTGAAGACCGTCCGGGAAGAGAAACCAAAACGCTATGTGGAGAGCGCCCTGGATGTGATCCGGAAGCTGGAGGAGACAGACTCATCTGTACAGGTCAACAACGTGGGAAAGGTGGAGTACATCATTGACTACCAGCCGCCGAAGACCCCGAAGGTCCTGTGGCAGTGGATGAAGACCATATTTGTCTGCATCGTCTGTTTCTGCGGAGCTGCTTTCGCGATCATGACCTTCAATAACGATGTCAGCGTCACGGAGGTGTTCAAGGAAGTGTACCTGCTGATCACAGGAACGGAGTCAAGTGGTTTTACGATCCTTGAGTTTTCCTATTCTGTGGGCCTGGCAGCAGGGATCATTACATTTTTTAACCATTTTGCAAAGTGGAAGCTGAATACGGACCCGACACCTCTGGAGGTGGAAATGCGTCTCTATGAGGACAATATCAGCAAGACCCTGATCCAGAACGACAGCAGGAAGGAGCAGGATATCGATGTTCAGTAA
- a CDS encoding stage V sporulation protein AB, which yields MFSKLMQQIALAFIGVSAGGVIAAGVFAFLAIIGVFPRLIGKTRTNRHILLYDTLIVLGGVLGNISDIYEFPILMGGNLFLGIFGFSVGIFVGCLVMSLAETLKTVPVINRRIHLAVGLQYVILAIAVGKLIGSLIYFTRGMGA from the coding sequence ATGTTCAGTAAATTGATGCAGCAGATCGCGCTTGCCTTTATCGGCGTGAGTGCAGGCGGCGTGATCGCGGCGGGCGTATTTGCGTTTCTTGCGATCATCGGCGTGTTCCCAAGGCTGATCGGTAAGACCAGGACCAACCGGCACATCCTTTTGTACGACACTCTGATCGTGCTGGGCGGTGTGCTGGGGAATATTTCAGACATCTATGAGTTTCCGATCCTCATGGGCGGAAACCTGTTTCTGGGTATTTTCGGGTTTTCGGTCGGGATCTTTGTGGGATGCCTTGTGATGTCGCTGGCAGAGACCCTAAAGACAGTTCCCGTTATCAACCGGCGGATCCATCTGGCGGTAGGGCTGCAGTATGTGATCCTGGCGATCGCTGTGGGAAAACTGATTGGTTCGCTCATCTATTTTACAAGAGGCATGGGCGCGTGA
- the spoIIAB gene encoding anti-sigma F factor: MERFKMELESLSKNEEFARVVAAVFMSRMDPTLEEVEDVKTAVSEAVTNAEIHGYQGMEGIIQMEAEIEGRELLIRVRDTGVGIRDVERAMQPMYTTDKTGERSGMGFSFMEAFMDEVHVESEPGAGTLVVMKKKIGR, translated from the coding sequence ATGGAACGTTTTAAGATGGAACTGGAAAGCCTGTCAAAGAATGAGGAGTTTGCCCGGGTCGTTGCGGCGGTATTCATGAGCCGGATGGACCCGACCTTAGAGGAAGTGGAGGATGTGAAGACTGCGGTGTCCGAGGCTGTGACCAACGCGGAGATCCACGGATATCAGGGCATGGAAGGCATCATACAGATGGAAGCGGAGATCGAGGGGCGTGAGCTTCTCATCCGGGTCCGGGATACCGGCGTTGGGATCCGGGACGTGGAGCGGGCGATGCAGCCCATGTATACCACGGATAAGACAGGCGAGCGGTCCGGGATGGGATTTTCCTTTATGGAGGCGTTCATGGATGAAGTGCATGTGGAGTCAGAGCCGGGGGCAGGAACCCTGGTGGTGATGAAAAAGAAAATCGGCAGGTGA